One Archangium violaceum genomic window, AAGAAGGGCCGGATCGACGAGGCCTGGTGCCACTGGCAATACCAAACGGGCGCGCTGCACAAGAAGAGCACCGATGCGCTCGCCCAGGCGCTGACGGCGCTGCGCGGCCACGTTCTGGATACGGAGGGAAAGCCGGGTGACGATGATCCGGCAGGCCAGCCGTGAAAGGAAACGGGCCATGGGACTCCAGATCGTCATGGGCGCCATGATGCAGTGCAGCTTCGGGTTGTCGCCCTCCTCGTTGATGGTGCTGCCCACCAACAAGGTGATGGGCACGACACCGGCGGCCAACATCATGGACAACAAGCCCTTCGTGAACATCCTCCCCTTCGGGATGTGCAAGTCGATGGCGAACCCCGCGGTGGCCGCGGCCACGGCGGCGAACAAGGGCGTGCTCACCCAGATGCCGTGCGTGCCCGCCACGGCGGCGCCCTGGGTCCCCGGATGCCCCAAGGTCCTCATCGGCAACATGCCGGCCCTGGAGAGCAACTCGAAGCTCATGTGCAGCTTCGGCGGCGTCATCCAGATCGTCATGCCCGGCCAGTTCACGGTGACGGAGTAACCCATGGCCGACACGTCCCCGACCGCCGCGCCCTTCGATTCCACCCTCCTGGAGCAGCCGCGCGACAAGGTCGAGATACCGGATGCGGAGAGCGCGGAGGAGCGCCTGGAGAGGGTGCTCGGACTGGTGGCCCGGGGCGCCTACGCGGAGGCGTCGCGCGCCGCCGAGGCACTGCTGAGCGAGGGCATGCGTGACGTGCGGCTGGTGACGCCCTACCTCTTCGGGGGCTTCCTCGAGCACGGCCTGCGTGCCATGCCGGTCATCTTCTCCTCGCTCGCCAAGGTCCTGACGAGCCAGTGGGAGAGCTTCGGTCCGGCCGAGAAGAAGACCGTCTTCGCCCGGAGCGGCCTGCTCTGGCTGTTCAAGACGCTGTCCAAGCATCTCCAGCACCACGAGATAGCCAAGGACGAGACGTGGCACCAGTGGAACACGGCGGACAACCGGGTCCCCCTGCAGGACGCGCTGACGCTCGCGGGCGAGGTGAACGAGGCCCTCGCCACCACGCTGCCGGGGAGCGGCTGCGAGGGGCCCTTCCGGCAGATCACCCACTGGCTGGGCACGCACCTGTCGGCCCTCCCGAGCGAGCCCCCGCCTCCCGCGGACGAGCCGGCCCACGAGGAGAGCCCCGAGGGAGCCAGCGCGACCCACCCAGACGAGGACGAGGAGCCAGAAGCCCGGGCCAGGCCCACACCGGCCGCCCGGCCCCCCGAGGCACCAGCGCCCAAGGGCCCCGTCATCCCCGTCTCGCCAGCGCTCGCCCTGCTGATGCGCAAGCTGGACGCCTTCGACACGCTCGTGGAGCGCAGGGACCTGGCCCGGGCCAGCGTGGTGGCCTCGGACGTGCTCCACACCCTCGAGCACTTCGATCCGCGCGTCTACCTGCCCTCGCTCTTCGCGCGCTTCTTCGGCGGCCTGGGGATGCACGCCGACGTCATCGAGCGGCTGCTGCAGAGCACCGACACCCTGGCCTTCCGCGCGCTCGAGCAGCTCTACCGGGTGGACCTCGACGCCTTCATGGCCGCGCCGCCGAGCTCCCTGTCGTCGGAGGAGTAGCGGATGGGCACCCTCTCCGCCGTGTCACCGAACGGCCAGCCCCCTCTGGAGCAGCGCATCCGTGAGCGCATCCGCTCCTTCGACATCCCCGCGTTGCTGGAGCAGCTGGCCCGCATGGGCTACCGCGCGGCCGACATCGAGTACCGCAGCCAGCGCACCAACGTGCACCAGGGCCACCTCGTGCACGACATCCAATTCCTGCCTCCACCGAACCGGCGCGCCGTCATCACGGTGAACGTGGGACTGCTCAGCGTACAGTCGCTGTTGCCCTCCTTCCTCCTCCAGGCCCTGGAGCGACAGGACAATGATCGGATGGAGCTCTTCCTGGGCTACTTCGATCACCTGCTGCTCCACGCCCGTTTCGCCGGGCTCCATCCGGAGCGGGACGCGTCGCTGCTCCCGGGGTGGGGAGAGACGGCGCGGCACCGGCTGCTCCTGCTGCGCCCCAACAGCCCCAGCACGCTTCACTGGCTCTTCTCCAGCGTCTACCCCGAGGCGGAGATCTCCGTGCGGCGCGAGCTCCGCCGCCAACAGGTGCCCTCCACCAACCTCCGGCTCGGCACCACCACGCTCGGGGACACCACCTCCATGGGGGGCTTCGCCTACGTGCCCACCGGAGGCATGGAGGTCTCCATCCACTGCGACGAGCCCTGGTGCGGCACCGGCGTCCCGTGGTCGAAGGAGGCCCCGCGCCGCCTGTTCACACGGATCCTCCCATTGCTCTCCGAGCGCTCGCTGCTGCTCACCACCGTGCTCGTGCTGCGCGATTACGAGAGCTACGCGCGCATCGAGGACGACAGCTATGTCGGCTACGATCCACTCGTCTTTGGCGAGGACGTGCGGCACGTCGTCCTCTTCTCAGACGATACAGCCCGCTACAAGCCCGTGGATCCAAACGAGCCGGGACCGGAAATCCGGCGCGCGGGCTGAATTCTTGCTCCACCTGAAGTCAGGGATATTTTCACTAACTAACACGCGGCGGACCGTGTCCTGGGGCGGGAGGGGGCATTCTGGGCGTCTTGAACAAGGGACGCGCACCACTTCCGCGTAAGCGTAAGGAGAGACAGTGCCCATCCAGGACAAGCTTCCCAAATCCCGTATCACACTCACATATCGCACCAACATCAGCGGGCAGGAGCAGGAGGTCGATCTTCCCTTCCGGGTCCTCGTCCTCGGCGACTACTCGCTGGGTTCCTCGAAGGATCGCAAGCAGGACCTCGAGGATCGCAAGCTGCGCTCGGTGACGGGCAACAACATCAACGATCTCATGAAGGACATGGACATGTCCGTCGAGTTCGAGGTGCCCAACAAGATCAACCCGAGCGCCGAGGAGAACATCCAGGTCCAGCTGAAGATCGACCGGATGAAGTCCTTCAACCCGGACGAGATCGTCCACCAGGTGCCCAAGCTCAAGGCGCTCCTGCTGCTGCGCAAGCTGCTGCTGGAGATGCAGTCGGACATCGACAACCGCAAGGAGCTGCGGCGCACGCTCTATGAGCTGTACTCCAACCCGGAGGAGCTCAAGAAGCTGATGGAGAGCGAGAAGCTCAAGGCCTACGAGCCCCTGCGCCTGCCCGCCGACACCGGCTCCGAGCCCACCGCCAAGCCCGCCTCCGGTCCCGACGTGCCGGCCGCCAAGCCCAACTGAGCCACTCCCCGTCCTGAACCCTTTCCTCTCCGAGGAGCCATCCTTTCATGGCTGAAAAAGACTATCTGATCGAGTTGTTCAAGAACCGGAGCTACGAGGCGCCGCCCGCCGCTCCGCAACCGCTGATCGAGAAGAACCTGGTGCCCGCCCCGCTGGACGAGTCGGCGGTGCCCGGTGAGAGCCGCTTCCTCTCCTCGCTGGCGGCCCTGCTCTACAACGTCGAGCCCATCAAGGACGACGAGGGCAAGGTCCGCTTCGACAAGGGCGAGGTGATGAAGGCCGTCAAGCGCGTCGATGAGCTCATCGAGGCGCAGATGAACGAGATCCTCCACAACGAGAAGTTCCAGCAGATGGAGTCCGCCTGGCGCGGGCTGGAGGATCTGGTCCAGCACACCAACTTCCAGGCGAACATCACCATCGAGCTGCTGGACGTGTCCAAGCAGGAGCTGGGCGAGGACTTCGAGAAGAACTCGAGCAGCATCTTCTCCAGCGCCCTCTTCGACAAGGTCTACATCCAGGAGTACGACCAGTACGGCGGCCGTCCCTACGGCGCGATGATCGGTCTGTATGAGTTCGCGGCCACCAAGGCGGACCTCACCTGGCTGGAGCGCATGAGCTGGGTGGCCAACGCGGCGCACTGCCCCTTCGTCGCCTCGGCCACCCACAAGTTCTTCGACTGTGAGAGCGTCCAGCAACTCGAGACGCTCAAGAACCTGGATGGCGTGCTCTCCCACCCGCGCTATAGCAAGTGGGCCGAGCTGCGCGACTCCGAGTCGGGCGCCTATATCGGTCTCACGCTTCCGCGCTTCGTGCTGCGCCTGCCGTGGAACCCCGTCACCAACCCGTGTGACGTGCTCAACTTCACCGAGGAGGCCTCGGGCGATCCCCAGAAGTACCTGTGGGGCAACTCCGCCATCCTCTTCGCCCGCAACCTGGTGAAGGCCTTCGAGCAGTCCGGCTGGTGCCAGTCCATCCGCGGCCCCAAGGGCGGCGGACAGATCAAGGGCCTGCCGGTGGACACCTTCACCCTGCGCGGCCAGAAGATGATCCAGCCGCCGCTGGAGATGACCATCCCGGACTACCGCGAGTTCGAGTTCGCCCGGAATGGCTTCATCCCGCTCGTCTACCGGAAGAACGAGGCCGAGGCGTCCTTCTTCAGCACCCAGTCCATCAAGCGATCCAAGCGCTTCAAGGATCCGAAGGACTCGGAGAACTCGCAGCTCGTCACCAACCTGGCCTACACGTTCTCCATCACCCGCATCGCGCACTACATCAAGTGCATCATGCGCGACAACATCGGCAGCACCGCGGACGAGGGTTACATCCAGCGGCAGATCGACGCGTGGCTCGGCGGGTACGTGACCACGGTGGTCAACCCGGATGACCTGACGCTGCGCCGCTTCCCCTTCAAGGCCACCAACGTCGCGGTGGCGCGCCGCGCCGGGGAGATCGGCTGGTACGACTGCAAGGTCGCCGTGCTTCCCCATATCCAGTTCGAAGGCCTCAACGTGGAGCTGATGCTCGAGTCCCGGCTCGGCTAGGCCCTCCCCCAACCGTTTTGGAATAGGAGCAAGACATGCCCCAGTTCTCGCGCGCCCTGGATGTCTACCAGGGCTTCAACTTCAAGAAGGACAAGCAGTCCCCCGTGGGTTACATCCTGTCGATCAAGATCGGCGACAAGACCCTGACGGCCGACCAGGAGACCATCAAGAACCCCGAGGAGCCGGACAAGGCGATCGCGGAGAAGGTGGTGGCAGTGCTCAACCACTACCTGTGGGAGACGGGCGCCACGGACGCCATCTACATGTCCGGTCAGGTGTCCACCGCGAACAAGCAGATGCTCGCGGAGATGCTGCTGGGCACCTGGTCCAGCATCGACGTGGAGTTCAAGTACGTCGTCTACGAGTACGATCCGCTCGCCAAGAAGTACTTCAAGTCCAACTTCGTGGACGCGGCGGTCAAGGGCCTGCTGGAGAAGAACGGGGACGATCTGAACCTGGCGATCGCGGACAACCCGTCCACCGAGGTGCAGTCGCCGAAGAACTACACCTTCCAGATCGGCATCAAGCCCCAGACGCTCGAGCAGACGGTGAACGTGGCGGTCGCCTCGGGCAAGAACATCGTCAAGCAGTGGGGCGTCACGGAGACCGCGGCGGGTTAGCCGCGCGCGGCCCCTCTTCCAACGGATGAACCGAGCCATGCAGCCTCACAAGCTCGCGCGGGTCCGCTGGCAGGTGGGCCAGACGCTGCTTCCCGAGCATTTCCGTACCCAGGACGGCGCCCTGTCGGAGGAGGCCCGGCTGTATGCCGAGCTGTCCGGCCTCCCTCTGCGGGGCGTCGCCGCCCTGGATTTGAACGAGGTGCTGCTCGGCGAGGGCACCTTCAGCATTTCCTCACTGACCGCGGTGATGCCGGGCGGCTTCCTGGTGGAGGTCCCCGGCAACGCCACGGTGTCGCCCCTGTCGCTGGAAGACACCGGCCGCTCCGAGGTCACCCTCTTCCTCCACCTCCTGGCGGAGACGAGCGGCAGCGAGGGCATCCCGCTCTACACGGAGGATCCGCCCACCGTCCACCGCACCCTCCACACGCTGCTGCTCTCCACCGAGCACGCGGTGGATGGCGCCGTGTCCACGCTGGAGCTGGCCTCGCTCTCCAAGGACACCGAGGGCCAGTGGCACCTGTCCGCGGAGAACGTGCCCCCGCTGCTGCTGGTGGGCCCCAACCCCTTCCTGGAGCCGGTGCTCGCGGACCTGGACAGTCTGCTCGAGCAGGCCCAGGGCCAGCTGCGCACGCGCCTGCAGGACAGCTACCTGCGAAGTGATCGGCTCACCACCGCCCGCCGCGCGTTGTGCGAGGTGCGCCGGCTGCAGGCCCTGCGGGCCGACATGCGGCATCACGTCTACCCGCACCCGTACAAGTTCCTCGACGCGCTGCGCGGGCTCTACTTCGAGGCGTGCTGCTACCTGGAGGCCGAGCCCGACGAGAACCTCCCCACCTACCATCACGAGGATCTCGGCCCGGCCCTGCGCCGGTGGATGGAGCTACTCAACCGGAGCTTCCGCCCCGAGGCCACGCGCCTCACCCACCGCGCCTTCACCAGCCGCGATGGCCGCTTCATCCTGTCGCCATTGCCCAAGGAGACTCCTCCGCCCAACGACTTCTATCTGCTGGTGCAGCGCAAGGATCCGAGCAGGCCGCTGCCGCTGGAGGGCGTGAAGCTGGCCAGCCCGCTGCGCCTGCCGGTGGTGCGCCGCCTGGCGCTCAAGGGCATCAGCTACCGCCACGTGCCCCACCCCGCCTTCCCCCACGCCTTCGGCCCGGAGATCGACTGGTACCAGCTCACCGCCACGGGCGAGGAGTGGCAGTACGCCCTGCGCGAGGACGGCCTGGCCTTCTTCGTCACCCCCGCGCTCGACGGCACCCAGATCTCCCTCTTCTGGCGGAGGCAGTGAATGGCGCGTCAGGCCTTCCTGGACAAGTTCGGCAACAACCGCCGTGACGGCACGCGCGACGAGCTGGTGCAGGTGCTACGCAACCTGGAGGCCGTGCTCAACACGCAGCAGGGCTACGGCTTCTTCAGGCGGGACTTCGGGCTCGGGGAGTACATGGAGAAGCGCGGCACCCGCGCGCTCGTGCAGACGCTCACCTCGGAGATCCAGAGCGAGATCGAAACCAACGAGCCACGCCTGAAGGACGTGGAGGTGACGCTCGAGGGCCGCGACGCCACGCTGTGGCTGCACTTCAAGCTGACCGCCACGCTGGGCGGCCAACCCGTCGAGCTGCGGCTCTTCTTCGACACCGTGAGCAGCCGGGTCCGCGTCCAGAAGAAGGAAGAGTGACATGGCGGGACCCTTCCAGGAGCGGCTGGTCGTCTCACTCACCGTGACGATCGGCGGCACGGCGCACGCCATCCCTCCCGGCAACATCAAGTCCTTCTCGCTGGAGCTGCGCGGCTGGGGCCACGAGGGCCACGTCGAGTTCATCATCGCCGACAACCAGGGGCTCGGTGGGCAGCAGCAGGACACGCTCCTGGCCGACTTCCTGAAGCCGGATCTGGCCGAGGTGTCGCTCGAGTTGAAGTCCCTCCACACCGACCTTCCGGCGAAGCCGACCCCCACCTCGCTGACGGTGAAGGGCCTGGTACACGACAAGACGCTCACCGAGCTCCGGGCCACGCCCGCGCAGGGAGATCCGATCCTCTACCGCCGCTATGGCGTCTCCTTCCGCGACGCCGCGCGCCTGCTCTGGTCGCAGCACTTCCCCTGCGTCCTCTACACGCAGAAGTCCTTCAAGGACGTGCTCGACGCGCACAAGGGAGACAAGATCTCCCTCACGTACGACTGGAGCGCCGTGCTGGACACCACCTGCCCGATGATCTTCCTCGGGTTGGATCCGGAGAAGGCGTCCAGCTTCTACGATCTCCTGCTCTGGTACGTGGACGGCCACAACGGCGTGCTCGCCTATGACTACTCGACGCAGGGGTACGAGCTCTCCGCCACCAAGGACGGCACGGGCACGCCGCTGGAGCTGAAGCCCCAGGAGGTGGCCTCGCTGGAGGTCCGCTTCCCCGAGGTCATCCGCCACGACATGGCGGTGCTCAACGCCGTCGCCGAGGGCCCCCAGAACCAGGCCATCACCCAGACGAGCGCCGTCTCCGGTATCCGCCAGGACGTGCTGCTGCGCACCGCCATCGCGGACGAGGTGCAGGCGCGGGTGGACCTGGAGACGGCGCGGCTGAAGGTGCGCGGGCTGGAGCTGGAGCTGGAGTGGAACCGCTTCCCCGCGATCGCCTTCACCCCGGGCACGTTGGTGAAGCTGCCTTCCACCGCGGGGTGGAACGCCGCCGGAGTGCCCGCGAGCGAGACCTTCCGCGTCCGCCACATGCTCCTGCGGGGAGATGCCCTCCAGCCCGGTCCCGACGCGGAGCGCGACCAGCCAGACGCCGGCTTCCACTTCCAGATGCGCACCCGGCTGGAGCGCAAGGACGAGACCTGGGTCGAGCTGCCCGAGTACATCCCACCGCCCTACCCCCGCTACGTGGAGGGGCTCATCGTCAGCGAGGTGGGCGAGGACGCGGACGAGACGTGGCAGGCCTACACCGACGAGGCCACGTCGCTGGACGGCTACAAGGTGAAGATCCCTCTCTGGGAGGATCAGATCATCACCGCCCCCTTCAACCCCAACCTGCTGCCGGGCCACTACTACTTCCCGGCCTACAAGGGC contains:
- a CDS encoding GPW/gp25 family protein, translating into MARQAFLDKFGNNRRDGTRDELVQVLRNLEAVLNTQQGYGFFRRDFGLGEYMEKRGTRALVQTLTSEIQSEIETNEPRLKDVEVTLEGRDATLWLHFKLTATLGGQPVELRLFFDTVSSRVRVQKKEE
- a CDS encoding type VI secretion system protein IglI family protein is translated as MADTSPTAAPFDSTLLEQPRDKVEIPDAESAEERLERVLGLVARGAYAEASRAAEALLSEGMRDVRLVTPYLFGGFLEHGLRAMPVIFSSLAKVLTSQWESFGPAEKKTVFARSGLLWLFKTLSKHLQHHEIAKDETWHQWNTADNRVPLQDALTLAGEVNEALATTLPGSGCEGPFRQITHWLGTHLSALPSEPPPPADEPAHEESPEGASATHPDEDEEPEARARPTPAARPPEAPAPKGPVIPVSPALALLMRKLDAFDTLVERRDLARASVVASDVLHTLEHFDPRVYLPSLFARFFGGLGMHADVIERLLQSTDTLAFRALEQLYRVDLDAFMAAPPSSLSSEE
- the tssK gene encoding type VI secretion system baseplate subunit TssK, producing the protein MQPHKLARVRWQVGQTLLPEHFRTQDGALSEEARLYAELSGLPLRGVAALDLNEVLLGEGTFSISSLTAVMPGGFLVEVPGNATVSPLSLEDTGRSEVTLFLHLLAETSGSEGIPLYTEDPPTVHRTLHTLLLSTEHAVDGAVSTLELASLSKDTEGQWHLSAENVPPLLLVGPNPFLEPVLADLDSLLEQAQGQLRTRLQDSYLRSDRLTTARRALCEVRRLQALRADMRHHVYPHPYKFLDALRGLYFEACCYLEAEPDENLPTYHHEDLGPALRRWMELLNRSFRPEATRLTHRAFTSRDGRFILSPLPKETPPPNDFYLLVQRKDPSRPLPLEGVKLASPLRLPVVRRLALKGISYRHVPHPAFPHAFGPEIDWYQLTATGEEWQYALREDGLAFFVTPALDGTQISLFWRRQ
- the tssB gene encoding type VI secretion system contractile sheath small subunit, which gives rise to MPIQDKLPKSRITLTYRTNISGQEQEVDLPFRVLVLGDYSLGSSKDRKQDLEDRKLRSVTGNNINDLMKDMDMSVEFEVPNKINPSAEENIQVQLKIDRMKSFNPDEIVHQVPKLKALLLLRKLLLEMQSDIDNRKELRRTLYELYSNPEELKKLMESEKLKAYEPLRLPADTGSEPTAKPASGPDVPAAKPN
- a CDS encoding DUF4280 domain-containing protein translates to MGLQIVMGAMMQCSFGLSPSSLMVLPTNKVMGTTPAANIMDNKPFVNILPFGMCKSMANPAVAAATAANKGVLTQMPCVPATAAPWVPGCPKVLIGNMPALESNSKLMCSFGGVIQIVMPGQFTVTE
- the tssC gene encoding type VI secretion system contractile sheath large subunit, with translation MAEKDYLIELFKNRSYEAPPAAPQPLIEKNLVPAPLDESAVPGESRFLSSLAALLYNVEPIKDDEGKVRFDKGEVMKAVKRVDELIEAQMNEILHNEKFQQMESAWRGLEDLVQHTNFQANITIELLDVSKQELGEDFEKNSSSIFSSALFDKVYIQEYDQYGGRPYGAMIGLYEFAATKADLTWLERMSWVANAAHCPFVASATHKFFDCESVQQLETLKNLDGVLSHPRYSKWAELRDSESGAYIGLTLPRFVLRLPWNPVTNPCDVLNFTEEASGDPQKYLWGNSAILFARNLVKAFEQSGWCQSIRGPKGGGQIKGLPVDTFTLRGQKMIQPPLEMTIPDYREFEFARNGFIPLVYRKNEAEASFFSTQSIKRSKRFKDPKDSENSQLVTNLAYTFSITRIAHYIKCIMRDNIGSTADEGYIQRQIDAWLGGYVTTVVNPDDLTLRRFPFKATNVAVARRAGEIGWYDCKVAVLPHIQFEGLNVELMLESRLG